In a single window of the uncultured Dysgonomonas sp. genome:
- a CDS encoding transcriptional repressor, which yields MDNSKVKEQVKSEFTDYLGLHKHRKTPERYAILEHIYSTKGHFDMDSLYNAMKQSSFRVSRATLYNTIELLLDCGLVVKHQFGANVSQYERAYGNENHDHLICLNCGEVKEHKNGNLFTPTQQKKLQRFKISYYSMYIYGICNKCMRAKKAEEKKNKLTENKNTRIKKK from the coding sequence ATGGATAATTCAAAAGTAAAGGAACAAGTCAAAAGCGAGTTCACGGACTATCTCGGTCTGCATAAACATCGTAAAACCCCGGAAAGATATGCCATACTTGAGCATATCTATTCTACGAAAGGACATTTTGACATGGATTCTTTGTATAATGCCATGAAGCAATCCAGCTTCAGAGTCAGCCGTGCTACATTATATAACACTATCGAATTACTTCTGGACTGCGGTCTGGTCGTAAAACATCAGTTTGGAGCTAATGTATCTCAGTACGAGCGTGCCTATGGCAATGAGAATCATGACCATCTGATTTGCCTGAATTGCGGGGAAGTAAAAGAACATAAAAACGGAAATCTCTTTACTCCCACTCAGCAAAAAAAACTGCAACGATTCAAGATCAGCTATTATAGCATGTATATATATGGCATATGCAATAAATGTATGCGGGCAAAAAAAGCAGAAGAAAAAAAGAATAAACTAACAGAAAATAAAAATACACGTATTAAAAAGAAATGA
- a CDS encoding adenylosuccinate synthase — protein sequence MKVDVLLGLQWGDEGKGKIVDVLTPHYEIVARFQGGPNAGHTLEFEGKKYVLRSVPSGIFQGNKVNIIGNGVVLDPALFKGEIESLESSGHDLTKRLLISKKAHLILPTHRLLDACYEAAKGDSKIGTTGKGIGPTYTDKISRNGLRVGDILHNFEEKYNTAKSKHLRILQQYGHDISALAEIEKEWFAGVAKLKEFTFIDSEHYINNAVKQGKKILAEGAQGTMLDIDFGSYPFVTSSNTISAGACTGLGIAPQSVGEVYGIFKAYCTRVGSGPFPTELFDATGDKLREFGFEFGSVTGRPRRCGWIDLVALRYAIMVDGVTQLIMMKSDVLDTFETIRACIGYEINGEKVIDFPFEVDERIKPIYVDMKGWQTDMTKMQKEDEFPAEFKHYISFLEKELQVPIKIVSLGPDREQTIIR from the coding sequence ATGAAAGTAGATGTATTGCTAGGTTTGCAATGGGGCGACGAAGGAAAAGGTAAGATAGTGGATGTACTCACACCCCACTACGAGATAGTAGCCCGTTTTCAGGGTGGGCCAAATGCAGGGCACACACTGGAATTCGAAGGAAAGAAATATGTCCTTCGTTCTGTACCTTCAGGTATTTTCCAGGGAAACAAAGTCAACATCATAGGAAATGGTGTTGTACTTGACCCGGCCTTGTTTAAAGGAGAAATTGAATCGCTGGAATCATCCGGCCATGATTTAACAAAGCGTCTTCTTATCTCCAAGAAAGCACACCTTATACTACCAACCCACCGATTGCTCGATGCCTGCTACGAAGCAGCTAAAGGAGATTCCAAAATAGGAACTACCGGCAAGGGTATCGGGCCTACATATACTGATAAAATCAGTAGAAACGGTCTGCGTGTAGGTGATATACTGCACAATTTCGAGGAGAAATATAACACTGCAAAATCTAAACACCTAAGAATATTGCAGCAATATGGCCATGATATCAGTGCACTGGCCGAAATAGAAAAAGAATGGTTTGCAGGTGTAGCGAAACTTAAAGAGTTTACATTTATAGATAGCGAACACTATATTAACAACGCTGTAAAACAAGGAAAGAAAATACTGGCCGAGGGCGCACAAGGCACAATGCTCGATATAGATTTCGGGTCATACCCTTTTGTTACATCGTCCAATACTATATCTGCAGGAGCATGTACAGGATTGGGAATAGCACCGCAGTCGGTAGGTGAAGTGTATGGGATATTTAAGGCATACTGTACCCGTGTGGGTAGTGGCCCGTTCCCAACCGAATTATTCGACGCTACAGGAGATAAACTCCGCGAATTCGGATTTGAGTTCGGTTCTGTAACAGGACGTCCACGCCGTTGCGGATGGATAGACCTGGTAGCTTTGCGCTATGCCATTATGGTAGACGGCGTAACCCAGCTGATAATGATGAAAAGCGATGTCCTGGATACTTTCGAGACCATCAGAGCCTGCATCGGGTACGAAATAAACGGAGAGAAAGTTATAGATTTCCCTTTCGAAGTAGACGAGAGAATCAAGCCGATCTATGTGGATATGAAAGGATGGCAAACAGATATGACAAAAATGCAAAAGGAAGATGAATTTCCGGCCGAGTTCAAGCATTATATCTCATTTTTGGAAAAAGAATTGCAAGTTCCGATCAAGATAGTGTCGTTAGGCCCTGACAGGGAACAGACTATAATAAGGTAA
- a CDS encoding zinc metallopeptidase: MNMYIGWIILILVGVVSFAVSQMLKSKFNKYSKIPLTNGMTGRDVAEKMLHDNGIYDVKVVSTQGMLTDHYNPANKTVNLSEGVYASNSVAAAAVAAHECGHAVQHAHAYGPLKMRSALVPVVSFASSWVTWIILAGIIFIQTFPTLIWIGIGLFALTTIFSFVTLPVEINASQRALVWLNTAGVTNMNNHDMAKDALKWAAYTYVVAAIGSLATLLYYIMIALGGRRN, translated from the coding sequence ATAAATATGTATATAGGTTGGATTATATTGATACTGGTTGGGGTCGTAAGTTTTGCTGTTTCACAAATGCTGAAAAGTAAATTTAATAAATATTCTAAAATTCCTTTAACCAACGGGATGACCGGACGTGATGTAGCTGAAAAGATGCTTCACGACAACGGCATATATGATGTCAAAGTCGTTTCCACTCAAGGAATGCTTACCGACCACTACAACCCTGCCAATAAGACTGTAAACCTTAGTGAAGGAGTCTATGCCAGCAATAGTGTAGCTGCTGCCGCAGTAGCCGCCCACGAATGCGGACACGCTGTACAGCATGCACATGCCTATGGTCCGTTAAAAATGCGTTCGGCCCTTGTACCTGTTGTCAGCTTTGCTTCATCATGGGTTACCTGGATTATTCTAGCCGGAATTATTTTCATACAGACATTCCCTACTCTTATCTGGATAGGTATTGGTCTTTTTGCCCTGACTACCATATTCAGTTTTGTTACATTACCAGTAGAGATCAATGCCAGCCAGAGAGCTTTAGTATGGCTCAATACAGCCGGCGTAACAAATATGAATAACCATGATATGGCTAAGGATGCATTGAAATGGGCTGCTTATACATATGTTGTTGCAGCAATAGGATCTTTGGCTACGTTACTTTATTATATTATGATAGCCCTGGGTGGCAGACGTAATTAA
- a CDS encoding metallophosphoesterase, producing MFIIIFIVYLLANFYVFHHIWIAMPPNTIGRVTLVSFAVVAVSSFFISFLAGDLLPVWMTSFLYKVGTAWFFILLYFLIVMLVKDLFGLTNRLFHFMPSDAITRYTKENWVGLGFMVGFITLLMICGYLKYQWKVRVELPVQIYKTLGDSTSVKPLRIVAISDLHLGYGIGKKEFEGWVNTINAENPDIVLIAGDIIDNSVRPLNEGNFAESFHKIKAPLGIYACLGNHEFISGLKNSLDFYEKAGIHLLRDTAELVNNSFYVIGRDDRSNEWRKPLNTLVDSLDKSKPLILLDHQPYHLEEAEAYGIDLQISGHTHQGQVWPISAITNAIYEQDHGFVKKGNANIYVSSGIGIWGGKFRIGTQSEYVVIDLKTKE from the coding sequence ATGTTCATAATAATTTTCATTGTATATCTTTTAGCAAATTTCTACGTCTTCCATCATATCTGGATAGCTATGCCTCCTAATACCATCGGACGGGTAACTCTCGTCTCGTTTGCTGTGGTAGCCGTTTCATCCTTTTTTATATCTTTTCTTGCAGGGGATTTATTACCTGTATGGATGACATCTTTTTTATACAAAGTAGGTACTGCCTGGTTTTTCATCCTCTTGTATTTCCTTATTGTAATGCTGGTAAAAGATTTATTCGGGCTTACCAACCGGCTATTTCATTTTATGCCGAGCGATGCAATTACCCGCTATACAAAAGAAAATTGGGTAGGACTGGGCTTTATGGTAGGCTTTATTACCTTACTGATGATTTGCGGATACCTGAAATATCAATGGAAAGTCCGTGTAGAATTGCCTGTACAGATATATAAAACCCTGGGAGATTCTACATCTGTTAAACCCTTGCGGATAGTAGCTATTAGTGACTTGCACCTGGGCTATGGCATAGGAAAAAAGGAATTTGAGGGATGGGTAAATACAATAAATGCTGAAAATCCGGATATCGTTCTCATTGCCGGAGATATTATAGATAATAGTGTACGCCCTCTGAACGAAGGCAACTTTGCCGAAAGCTTTCATAAAATAAAAGCTCCTTTAGGGATTTATGCCTGCTTGGGAAATCATGAATTTATCAGCGGGCTCAAAAATAGTCTCGACTTCTATGAGAAAGCCGGCATCCATCTCTTACGCGACACGGCCGAATTGGTTAACAACAGTTTTTACGTCATCGGGCGCGACGACAGGTCGAACGAATGGCGCAAACCATTGAATACATTAGTCGACAGCCTCGACAAGTCAAAGCCCCTTATCCTGCTCGACCATCAGCCTTATCATCTCGAAGAGGCTGAAGCCTATGGCATCGATTTGCAAATATCCGGGCATACACATCAGGGACAGGTATGGCCTATCTCTGCAATTACCAATGCGATATACGAACAAGACCACGGTTTTGTAAAAAAAGGAAACGCTAACATATATGTAAGCTCGGGTATTGGCATCTGGGGTGGTAAATTCCGTATCGGCACCCAATCCGAATATGTAGTTATCGATTTAAAGACAAAGGAATGA
- a CDS encoding metallophosphoesterase: MRVFFNAIIVQIFLSAYIYWRGWQGLPDKKYIKIPYASIYIAELAIYFMGFFTSGTGLLPFDALHSFAWVGTTWMLFTIYMTILLLLYDIVKYINSKKKIFAIDLKAKKPRLIYFCASLLLVCSVMGYGSYRFHNPVVTEMNLTVDKHSPHIKDLRIVVATDIHAGYLIDKNIISMYVDKIMEQKPDIILLVGDIIDYDVKSLYEQRMETEFLRLKAPYGVYASTGNHEYIDLGEEKDEKILWLSKYAGLTVLRDTTILIADSFYLVGREDDMYITRKELPELMQGINKDLPIIVMNHEPHRLYEESDAGADIAVFGHTHNGQFFPVNTIMSISSAIYNTGIIPEHLKYRSMYEIPYGYKKKDNTHIYVSSGLGLAGPQFRIGTISEIVVLNVRFDK, from the coding sequence ATGAGAGTATTTTTTAATGCAATTATTGTTCAGATATTTCTCAGCGCCTATATCTATTGGCGTGGCTGGCAAGGATTGCCTGATAAGAAATACATCAAAATTCCTTATGCATCTATCTATATTGCCGAACTGGCAATTTATTTCATGGGATTCTTTACCTCCGGAACAGGTTTGTTGCCTTTCGACGCCCTTCATAGTTTTGCATGGGTAGGGACTACCTGGATGCTTTTCACCATATATATGACTATCTTGCTGCTACTATACGACATAGTAAAATATATCAACAGTAAGAAAAAAATATTCGCGATAGACCTGAAAGCGAAAAAGCCCCGGCTGATTTACTTTTGTGCCTCTCTCCTATTGGTTTGCAGTGTGATGGGTTATGGCAGCTATCGCTTCCACAATCCGGTCGTTACAGAGATGAACCTGACAGTTGACAAGCATTCGCCGCATATAAAAGACCTCCGTATTGTAGTTGCCACAGATATACATGCGGGATATCTCATCGATAAGAATATAATATCCATGTACGTGGATAAGATTATGGAGCAGAAACCGGACATTATCCTGCTGGTAGGCGATATCATAGACTATGATGTAAAATCGCTTTACGAACAACGGATGGAAACCGAGTTTCTGCGGCTCAAAGCCCCATATGGAGTGTATGCATCGACAGGAAACCATGAATATATCGACTTGGGTGAGGAAAAAGACGAAAAAATACTTTGGTTGAGTAAATACGCAGGACTTACAGTATTACGGGATACAACAATACTGATTGCCGATTCGTTCTATCTGGTGGGTCGTGAAGACGACATGTATATAACCAGAAAAGAATTACCCGAACTGATGCAGGGTATAAACAAAGATCTGCCAATCATTGTTATGAACCACGAACCCCATCGCCTGTATGAAGAATCCGATGCCGGAGCGGATATAGCTGTATTCGGGCATACACATAACGGGCAGTTCTTTCCGGTAAACACCATTATGTCTATATCTTCGGCGATATACAACACAGGTATTATACCCGAACATCTGAAATACAGGTCGATGTACGAAATACCATACGGATACAAGAAAAAAGACAATACACATATTTATGTATCATCAGGGCTCGGCCTTGCAGGGCCTCAGTTCCGGATCGGCACTATATCAGAGATTGTAGTTTTGAATGTGAGATTTGATAAATGA
- the recN gene encoding DNA repair protein RecN — protein MLKSLYIKNYALIDSLEIDFESGFSVITGETGAGKSIILGALSLILGQRADIKAIKQGESKCIIEGAFDVSAYDLKDFCEEKGIEYDPHSYILRREILSTGKSRAFINDSPVGLNDLKELGSQLIDIHSQHQNLLLSDSRFQMQVVDALAGNKALLKEYQQAFYQYKLAEKALAELRASIRKSKEEEDYLRFQYQALHEAALTEGEQEELEAEQETLNHAEDIKSALYKIHTLLSEDDRGVVAALKESLNTSHSLAKVYPKVEEITQRLETSYLDLKDLSSELERSANDVEFNPERLAYIESRLDLIYSLQKKHHISLVSGLLELYKELAQKLEKIESSDQQVETLEKEVSEKYDKMLTLAKKLSDHRKAITPELEKGLVEKVANLGMPNIRFKCEITAEEHPNIYGADKILFLFSANKNAPLQPVADVASGGEISRLMLCLKSMIAGATALPTIIFDEIDTGVSGEIADKMGQIMLDFGRKMQVIAISHLPQIAAKGKTHYKVYKSDNELSTTTHLDRLDNAERLEEIARMLSGSTVTDAAIQNAKVMLGF, from the coding sequence ATGCTAAAATCGCTTTATATTAAAAATTATGCACTGATTGACAGTCTCGAAATAGATTTCGAATCAGGCTTTTCTGTCATTACGGGAGAGACGGGTGCAGGAAAATCAATCATACTGGGAGCCTTATCGCTTATCCTCGGGCAGAGAGCCGACATAAAAGCCATCAAACAAGGCGAAAGCAAATGTATTATCGAAGGTGCTTTCGATGTATCGGCCTATGATCTTAAAGACTTTTGTGAGGAAAAAGGCATCGAGTACGACCCCCACAGTTATATACTGCGCCGGGAAATACTTTCCACAGGAAAATCACGTGCATTCATAAACGATTCACCTGTAGGACTAAATGACTTGAAAGAACTGGGTAGCCAACTGATAGATATACATTCGCAGCATCAGAACCTGCTATTGTCCGACAGCCGTTTCCAGATGCAGGTAGTGGACGCATTAGCCGGCAACAAGGCCTTATTGAAAGAATACCAGCAGGCTTTTTATCAATATAAGCTGGCTGAAAAAGCTTTGGCCGAACTACGAGCTTCTATCAGAAAGAGTAAAGAGGAAGAAGATTACCTCCGCTTCCAGTATCAGGCACTACACGAAGCTGCCCTCACCGAAGGAGAACAGGAAGAACTGGAAGCCGAACAGGAGACTCTAAACCATGCCGAGGATATAAAATCGGCGCTGTACAAGATACATACATTGCTCTCGGAAGACGACAGAGGTGTTGTAGCAGCCTTGAAAGAAAGTCTGAACACATCACATTCGCTGGCTAAAGTATATCCGAAAGTGGAAGAAATTACCCAACGTCTGGAGACTTCCTATTTAGACCTCAAAGACCTGTCTTCGGAACTGGAACGATCGGCTAATGATGTAGAGTTCAATCCAGAACGACTGGCTTACATCGAATCGCGGCTCGACCTGATTTATTCATTGCAAAAAAAGCATCATATATCTCTGGTATCGGGTTTACTGGAATTGTATAAAGAACTGGCACAGAAACTGGAAAAAATAGAATCATCGGACCAACAGGTTGAAACTTTAGAAAAAGAAGTTTCTGAAAAATATGATAAGATGCTCACCTTAGCCAAAAAGTTGAGCGACCATCGTAAGGCAATTACACCAGAACTGGAAAAAGGATTGGTAGAAAAGGTTGCGAATCTGGGCATGCCCAATATCCGTTTCAAATGTGAGATCACAGCCGAAGAACATCCGAATATATATGGAGCCGATAAAATACTATTCCTGTTTTCGGCTAACAAAAACGCGCCATTGCAACCGGTTGCCGATGTGGCTTCGGGTGGTGAAATATCACGTCTGATGCTTTGTCTCAAATCGATGATCGCAGGTGCAACAGCCCTACCGACTATCATATTCGATGAAATAGACACAGGCGTATCTGGCGAAATAGCCGATAAGATGGGACAGATCATGCTTGACTTTGGAAGAAAGATGCAGGTTATCGCTATCAGCCACCTGCCACAGATAGCAGCGAAAGGTAAGACACATTATAAGGTATATAAATCGGATAATGAATTATCTACTACTACCCATCTCGACAGGCTGGATAATGCGGAAAGGCTTGAAGAAATAGCGCGGATGCTGAGTGGTTCTACTGTTACGGATGCGGCAATACAAAATGCTAAGGTAATGTTGGGGTTTTAG
- a CDS encoding DegT/DnrJ/EryC1/StrS family aminotransferase, with protein MEIPFLNLKRENDRYASEIKEAVSRVIDSGWYILGEEKSSFEKEFASYCEVKHCVGVGNGLDAIRLVLMAYMEQGVMQEGDEVILPANTFIATALAISQCGLIPVFADCDTATYNIAPESVIEKITSRTKAIIAVHLYGQIAAMAELKQIAIQHNLKLIEDAAQAHGAVYNGKKTGSLANAAAFSFYPVKNLGALGDAGAVTTDDEELARIVRSLSNYGSDKKYMHEYKGLNSRLDEIQAAILSVKLKYLDRDNQRRKEIAAYYSANIKNVNIILPDNKDSLSHVFHLYVIRTNDRERLQLYLHDKGIQTQIHYPIAIHQQPAYYRQADLNLSVAEQMQNEVLSLPLYPSLADDELYRIVKILNNY; from the coding sequence ATGGAAATTCCTTTCCTCAACCTAAAACGGGAAAACGACCGATATGCATCTGAGATAAAAGAAGCTGTATCGCGCGTGATAGACTCAGGCTGGTATATCCTGGGAGAGGAAAAATCCAGCTTTGAAAAAGAGTTTGCCTCCTATTGCGAAGTAAAGCACTGTGTAGGTGTAGGCAACGGACTTGATGCTATCCGCCTCGTACTAATGGCCTATATGGAACAAGGCGTAATGCAGGAAGGAGACGAAGTAATTCTCCCTGCAAATACATTCATTGCAACGGCTTTGGCTATATCTCAGTGTGGACTCATACCGGTTTTTGCCGATTGTGACACTGCAACATACAATATTGCTCCTGAATCTGTAATAGAAAAGATTACATCCAGGACAAAAGCGATTATAGCAGTCCACTTATACGGACAAATTGCAGCGATGGCTGAATTGAAACAAATCGCAATACAACACAACCTGAAACTGATAGAAGATGCTGCGCAGGCACACGGTGCGGTATACAATGGCAAAAAGACAGGAAGCTTAGCAAATGCAGCAGCATTCAGTTTTTATCCGGTGAAGAACCTTGGAGCTCTGGGTGATGCAGGGGCTGTAACAACTGACGATGAAGAACTGGCTCGGATCGTCCGTAGCCTATCCAATTATGGCTCCGACAAAAAATATATGCATGAATATAAAGGGCTAAATTCCCGTCTCGATGAGATACAGGCAGCAATATTATCAGTAAAGCTAAAATATCTGGATAGAGATAATCAAAGGCGGAAAGAAATCGCAGCCTATTATTCTGCGAATATTAAGAATGTAAATATTATACTGCCGGACAATAAAGATAGCCTAAGTCACGTTTTTCATTTATATGTAATCCGGACAAACGATAGAGAAAGGCTTCAGCTATACTTGCACGACAAAGGTATTCAGACTCAAATACATTATCCCATAGCTATACATCAGCAGCCCGCGTATTACAGACAGGCAGACTTAAACCTATCTGTAGCAGAACAAATGCAAAATGAAGTATTAAGCCTGCCGCTATATCCATCATTGGCCGATGACGAATTATACCGGATAGTAAAAATTCTGAACAATTATTAA
- the purB gene encoding adenylosuccinate lyase — MTLTPLTSISPIDGRYRNKTEELANYFSEYALIKYRVLVEIEYFIALCELPLPQLENIDKAVFGKLKDIVTGFSESDATRIKDTEKITNHDVKAVEYFIKEEFDKLGLQEYKEFIHFGLTSQDINNTSIPLSIKDALNDVYYPMLEDLIAKLKNQANEWADIAMLAKTHGQPASPTRLGKEIMVFASRLEGQLQLLKGIPLSAKFGGATGNYNAHNVAYPSYDWKAFGNKFVSEKLGLVREEWTTQISNYDNLAAVFDALKRIDTIMIDLNRDFWQYISMEYFKQKIKEGEIGSSAMPHKVNPIDFENAEGNLGIANAILEHLSSKLPVSRLQRDLTDSTVLRNVGVPMGHIVIAIQSTQKGLDKLLLNKDALYNDLENCWAVVAEGIQTILRREGYPKPYEALKALTRTNSTITAESIAEFIEGLNVSETVKNELRKITPHSYTGV, encoded by the coding sequence ATGACACTAACACCCCTAACTTCCATCTCACCGATAGATGGACGTTATCGTAATAAAACAGAAGAACTAGCTAATTATTTTTCAGAATATGCATTGATTAAATATCGTGTATTAGTAGAGATAGAGTATTTTATCGCATTATGTGAATTACCTCTCCCTCAACTGGAAAATATAGACAAGGCTGTTTTTGGAAAACTGAAAGATATCGTAACCGGTTTTTCAGAAAGTGATGCGACACGCATCAAGGATACTGAAAAAATTACCAACCATGATGTAAAAGCTGTCGAATACTTCATTAAAGAAGAATTTGACAAATTAGGCTTACAGGAATATAAAGAATTTATACACTTTGGCCTTACATCACAGGATATAAACAATACCTCTATCCCGCTTTCGATAAAAGATGCATTGAATGATGTATACTATCCGATGCTTGAGGATCTTATCGCCAAGCTAAAAAATCAGGCGAACGAATGGGCTGATATAGCCATGCTGGCGAAAACCCATGGACAACCTGCCTCTCCTACCCGTTTGGGTAAAGAGATAATGGTATTCGCGAGCAGGCTCGAAGGCCAATTGCAATTACTGAAAGGCATTCCTTTATCTGCTAAATTCGGTGGAGCAACAGGGAATTATAATGCACATAACGTAGCTTACCCGTCATATGACTGGAAAGCATTCGGGAATAAATTCGTATCGGAGAAACTGGGACTCGTCAGAGAAGAATGGACAACACAAATATCCAATTATGACAATCTGGCTGCAGTCTTTGATGCTCTGAAGCGAATTGATACTATAATGATCGATTTGAACCGGGATTTCTGGCAGTATATCTCGATGGAATATTTCAAACAAAAAATTAAAGAAGGAGAAATAGGTTCATCGGCTATGCCACACAAGGTAAACCCGATTGATTTTGAAAATGCGGAAGGAAATCTGGGAATTGCAAATGCTATATTAGAGCATTTGTCTTCTAAGCTACCCGTATCCCGCCTTCAACGTGACCTGACTGATTCTACAGTCTTGCGAAATGTAGGTGTGCCTATGGGACATATTGTAATAGCTATACAGAGCACACAAAAAGGATTGGATAAATTGTTATTAAATAAAGATGCCTTATATAACGATTTGGAAAACTGCTGGGCTGTTGTAGCTGAAGGAATTCAAACAATATTACGCCGTGAGGGCTATCCAAAACCTTACGAAGCACTGAAGGCTCTTACCAGAACCAACAGTACAATTACGGCCGAATCAATCGCCGAGTTTATTGAGGGGCTGAATGTAAGTGAAACCGTGAAAAATGAACTGAGAAAAATTACACCGCATTCTTACACTGGTGTATAA
- a CDS encoding pseudouridine synthase — translation MVTDNGNDRESREGYSSSENNENGSEPVKKKRARVGDLRKQAYDVNTDRDSRDRNPYKTGGDRQDRQGSSYNSERPSRPSYDRTEGGERRSYGNSSYGNQNRQSGDRGGYSDNRGGGNYSGNRSGGNYSGNRSGGGGYSNNRGGYSGGDNRSSYGNRDNRGGGGYDRRPAGNRDNRGGAGGGYSPSFGGVKKLVKPVKYKENIDPNTPLRLNKYLANAGVCSRREADAYITSGVVKVNGEVVDQLGAKVTRGDLVTFQDQPVRLESKVYVLLNKPKNCVTTSDDPQNRLTVMDLVKNACPERIYPVGRLDRNTTGVLLLTNDGDLASKLMHPKFKKKKIYQVTLDRDVAIEDMQAIADGVELDDGEIHADSIAYQAEDVLNVVGIEIHSGRNRIVRRIFEKLGYQVMKLDRVYFAGLTKKNVLRGKWRYLSEKEVNMLRMGAFE, via the coding sequence ATGGTGACAGACAATGGAAATGATAGAGAAAGCCGGGAGGGCTACTCATCATCAGAAAACAATGAAAACGGGTCAGAACCTGTAAAAAAGAAACGTGCGCGTGTAGGTGATCTTCGCAAACAAGCTTATGATGTGAATACAGACCGCGACTCCAGGGATCGAAATCCTTATAAAACCGGTGGCGACAGACAAGATCGCCAAGGTAGCTCTTATAACTCAGAAAGACCATCCAGGCCTTCTTACGATAGGACTGAAGGCGGAGAACGCCGTTCATACGGAAATAGTTCGTATGGAAATCAGAACCGCCAGTCCGGAGACAGAGGCGGATATTCCGACAACAGGGGTGGAGGTAACTATTCTGGAAACAGAAGTGGTGGCAACTATTCCGGTAACAGAAGCGGAGGAGGAGGCTACTCTAATAACAGAGGTGGATATTCAGGCGGAGACAATCGTTCATCTTATGGTAACCGAGACAACAGAGGCGGAGGAGGCTATGACCGTCGTCCGGCCGGAAATCGCGACAACAGAGGTGGAGCAGGAGGTGGCTACAGCCCTTCTTTCGGTGGTGTAAAGAAACTGGTAAAACCAGTTAAATATAAGGAAAACATCGACCCAAATACGCCTCTACGACTAAATAAATATCTGGCTAATGCCGGAGTTTGTTCCCGTCGCGAAGCTGATGCTTATATCACATCAGGTGTAGTGAAGGTTAATGGTGAAGTTGTGGATCAGCTGGGAGCTAAAGTTACCCGTGGTGATCTAGTAACATTCCAAGATCAGCCGGTACGCCTCGAAAGTAAGGTATATGTTCTGCTGAACAAACCTAAAAACTGTGTTACTACATCAGATGATCCTCAAAACCGTTTGACCGTAATGGACCTGGTAAAAAATGCTTGTCCGGAACGTATTTATCCGGTTGGCCGTCTGGACAGAAACACAACAGGTGTACTTTTGCTTACCAATGACGGAGACTTAGCATCTAAGCTGATGCATCCGAAATTTAAGAAGAAAAAAATCTATCAGGTAACACTTGACCGCGATGTAGCTATCGAAGATATGCAGGCTATTGCCGATGGTGTAGAACTTGATGATGGTGAAATACATGCCGACTCAATCGCATACCAGGCAGAGGATGTACTCAACGTTGTCGGTATAGAAATACATTCGGGCCGCAATCGTATTGTACGTCGTATATTCGAGAAACTTGGTTATCAGGTAATGAAACTGGACCGCGTATATTTTGCCGGCCTTACCAAAAAGAACGTACTTCGTGGAAAATGGCGCTACCTGTCAGAAAAAGAAGTGAACATGCTTCGTATGGGAGCATTTGAATAA